A genomic region of Drosophila willistoni isolate 14030-0811.24 unplaced genomic scaffold, UCI_dwil_1.1 Seg559, whole genome shotgun sequence contains the following coding sequences:
- the LOC124461606 gene encoding uncharacterized protein LOC124461606, with product MGNMKEQLDRRLVLLHEHHALVRLFKSALERMPNDDYKVVIKADKRPSGTHERTFNAPTVDEVAILIVGEQLEKRDIVLTRRDTGPIQISETHRSYDALQYPLMFWQGENGYYFNIKLINPLNGEETAKKVSSMNYYAYRLMIRQNADNYLLRFRRLFQQYCVDMYVK from the exons atggGCAATATGAAAGAACAACTTGATCGACGCCTAGTTCTGCTTCATGAACATCATGCCTTGGTCAGGTTGTTTAAGAGTGCTTTAGAGCGCATGCCAAATGATGACTATAAAGTTGTCATCAAAGCAGATAAACGACCATCTGGAACACACGAACGCACATTTAATGCTCCAACAGTAGACGAAGTTGCTATCCTGATTGTTGGTGAACAATTGGAAAAACGCGATATTGTGCTTACACGTCGCGATACTGGGCCAATCCAAATATCTGAAACTCATCGATCATACGACGCATTGCAATACCCACTAATGTTTTGGCAAGGAGAAAATggatattattttaatattaaattgataAATCCATTGAATG gtGAAGAAACTGCAAAGAAAGTTAGCTCAATGAATTATTATGCATATCGTTTGATGATTCGTCAAAATGCTGACAACTATTTGCTGCGGTTTCGTCGATTGTTTCAGCAGTATTGCGTTGACATGTATGTAAAATAG